The Triplophysa dalaica isolate WHDGS20190420 chromosome 5, ASM1584641v1, whole genome shotgun sequence genome window below encodes:
- the LOC130421334 gene encoding histone H2A-like, with protein MSGRGKTGGKSRAKAKTRSSRAGLQFPVGRVHRLLRKGNYAQRVGAGAPVYLAAVLEYLTAEILELAGNAARDNKKSRIIPRHLQLAVRNDEELNRLLGGVTIAQGGVLPNIQAVLLPKKTDKPAKTK; from the coding sequence ATGAGTGGAAGAGGTAAAACCGGCGGTAAATCAAGAGCGAAAGCCAAGACTCGGTCATCCAGAGCGGGTCTTCAGTTTCCCGTCGGCCGTGTTCACAGGCTACTTCGCAAAGGTAACTACGCACAACGCGTCGGTGCCGGAGCTCCAGTTTATCTCGCCGCTGTCCTCGAGTATCTCACCGCTGAGATCTTGGAGTTGGCCGGAAACGCCGCTCGGGACAACAAGAAGAGTCGGATCATTCCCCGCCATCTACAGCTGGCCGTGCGTAACGACGAGGAGTTAAACAGACTTCTGGGCGGCGTGACCATCGCTCAGGGTGGTGTGTTGCCCAACATCCAGGCTGTCTTACTGCCCAAGAAGACCGACAAACCCGCTAAGACCAAGTAA
- the LOC130421354 gene encoding histone H4, whose amino-acid sequence MSGRGKGGKGLGKGGAKRHRKVLRDNIQGITKPAIRRLARRGGVKRISGLIYEETRGVLKVFLENVIRDAVTYTEHAKRKTVTAMDVVYALKRQGRTLYGFGG is encoded by the coding sequence ATGTCTGGAAGAGGTAAAGGCGGAAAGGGACTCGGAAAAGGAGGCGCGAAGCGTCATCGTAAAGTGTTGCGCGATAACATCCAGGGCATCACCAAACCCGCTATCCGTCGTCTTGCTCGCCGCGGTGGTGTTAAGCGTATTTCCGGTCTCATCTACGAGGAGACTCGCGGTGTCCTAAAGGTGTTTCTGGAAAATGTCATCCGTGACGCCGTCACCTACACCGAGCACGCCAAGAGAAAGACCGTCACCGCCATGGACGTCGTGTACGCGCTGAAACGACAGGGACGCACTCTGTACGGCTTCGGAGGTTAA
- the LOC130421328 gene encoding histone H1-like isoform X2: MAETAPAPAAPPAKAPKKKSAAKPKTAGPGASDLIVKAVTASKERNGVSLAALKKALTAGGYDVEKNNSRVKLAIKSLVTKGTLVQTKGTGASGSFKLNKKQVETKKPAKKAAPKAKKPATAAKKSPKKAKKPAATAAKKATKSPKKAKKPAAPKKAAKSPKKAAKSPKKVKAAKPKTTKPKAKPKRAAPKKR; the protein is encoded by the exons ATGGCAGAAACCGCTCCAGCTCCAGCAGCCCCGCCGGCGAAAGCGCCCAAGAAGAAATCTGCAGCCAAACCCAAGACAGCGGGTCCAGGCGCGAGTGATCTCATCGTTAAAGCCGTGACGGCCTCCAAGGAGAGAAACGGTGTGTCTCTGGCCGCCCTGAAGAAAGCTCTCACCGCCGGCGGATACGATGTGGAGAAGAACAACTCCCGCGTCAAGCTCGCCATCAAGAGCCTCGTGACTAAAGGCACACTGGTCCAGACTAAAGGAACCGGTGCTTCAGGATCTTTCAAACTCAACAAAAAACAAGTCGAGACTAAGAAACCAGCGAAGAAAGCCGCTCCTAAAGCAAAGAAACCCGCA ACCGCCGCAAAGAAATCTCCCAAGAAGGCCAAGAAACCTGCCGCCACCGCCGCTAAAAAGGCAACGAAGAGCCCCAAGAAGGCGAAGAAGCCAGCGGCCCCCAAGAAAGCAGCCAAGAGTCCGAAGAAAGCAGCTAAAAGCCCCAAGAAGGTCAAGGCTGCAAAACCCAAGACGACAAAGCCCAAAGCGAAGCCTAAAAGGGCCGCCCCGAAAAAGAGGTAA
- the LOC130421353 gene encoding histone H2B-like, with protein sequence MPEPAKPAPKKGSKKAVTKTAVKGGKKRRKSRKESYAIYVYKVLKQVHPDTGISSKAMGIMNSFVNDIFERIAGESSRLAHYNKRSTITSREIQTAVRLLLPGELAKHAVSEGTKAVTKYTSSK encoded by the coding sequence ATGCCTGAACCAGCCAAACCCGCGCCCAAGAAGGGCTCTAAGAAGGCCGTCACCAAGACCGCCGTTAAGGGAGGAAAGAAGCGCAGAAAGTCCAGGAAGGAGAGTTACGCCATCTACGTGTACAAAGTGCTCAAGCAGGTCCACCCCGACACCGGCATCTCTTCCAAGGCGATGGGCATCATGAACTCTTTCGTCAACGACATCTTCGAGCGCATCGCCGGTGAGTCGTCTCGTCTCGCGCACTACAACAAGCGCTCCACCATCACGtcgagagagatccagaccgccgtgcgtctgctgctgcccggtgaactcgccaaacacgccgtgtccgagggcaccaaagccgtcaccaagtacaccagctccaagtaa
- the LOC130421328 gene encoding histone H1-like isoform X1, whose protein sequence is MAETAPAPAAPPAKAPKKKSAAKPKTAGPGASDLIVKAVTASKERNGVSLAALKKALTAGGYDVEKNNSRVKLAIKSLVTKGTLVQTKGTGASGSFKLNKKQVETKKPAKKAAPKAKKPAVKKPAAVVAKKPKTAAAKKTAAKKSPKKAKKPAATAAKKATKSPKKAKKPAAPKKAAKSPKKAAKSPKKVKAAKPKTTKPKAKPKRAAPKKR, encoded by the coding sequence ATGGCAGAAACCGCTCCAGCTCCAGCAGCCCCGCCGGCGAAAGCGCCCAAGAAGAAATCTGCAGCCAAACCCAAGACAGCGGGTCCAGGCGCGAGTGATCTCATCGTTAAAGCCGTGACGGCCTCCAAGGAGAGAAACGGTGTGTCTCTGGCCGCCCTGAAGAAAGCTCTCACCGCCGGCGGATACGATGTGGAGAAGAACAACTCCCGCGTCAAGCTCGCCATCAAGAGCCTCGTGACTAAAGGCACACTGGTCCAGACTAAAGGAACCGGTGCTTCAGGATCTTTCAAACTCAACAAAAAACAAGTCGAGACTAAGAAACCAGCGAAGAAAGCCGCTCCTAAAGCAAAGAAACCCGCAGTGAAGAAGCCCGCTGCTGTTGTTGCCAAGAAGCCGAAGACCGCAGCGGCAAAGAAGACCGCCGCAAAGAAATCTCCCAAGAAGGCCAAGAAACCTGCCGCCACCGCCGCTAAAAAGGCAACGAAGAGCCCCAAGAAGGCGAAGAAGCCAGCGGCCCCCAAGAAAGCAGCCAAGAGTCCGAAGAAAGCAGCTAAAAGCCCCAAGAAGGTCAAGGCTGCAAAACCCAAGACGACAAAGCCCAAAGCGAAGCCTAAAAGGGCCGCCCCGAAAAAGAGGTAA